In Clostridium omnivorum, the DNA window CTGACAGTTTCTTAGAGTTTATTATATTACTATTTAAATAAATAGTCAACTTAAGGTAAATATGTTTTTATTTTTCCATTATTTTTGATTTTAATGCAATAGAACACTCAATTCTTTTCTTTTGCATTTTACATCCTAGCTCATAAGGCACATGAATATCACCATTAAAATTATAATTATTAGCCTGGCATCCACCACTACAATAGAATCTTGCCCAGCACTCTCTGCAGGTAGGTTTATTATAAATGTGAGCCTTTTTAAAACTCTTTGAAGTACTTTCATCTATTTTAGCTTCAAAGACATCTCCTATTTTGAATTTTTCATTGCCAACAAATTGATGACATGGATATATATCTCCTGTTGGGGTTATAGCAACATATTCGTGCCCAGCACCACAGCCGGATATTCTCTTATATACACACGGTCCACCTTGAAGATCAATATTGAAGTGATAAAACTTAAATTCTCTTCCTTCTCTATGTCTCACTAGCATATCTTCGTAAAGCTTATCATATTGCTCAAAAATCTTTGGTAGGTCTTCTTCCCTAAGAGATAACGGATGGTCCTCTGGAAGTACAACAGGTTCAATAGATATTTCCTTAAATCCAAGGTCCGCAAAATGCTTTACATCTTCAAAAAAGTCAGTATTATTTCTTGTAAAGGTTCCCCTTACATAGTACTGTTTAGACTTGTCCCTCATTTCTACCATCTTTTGAATATTTGGAAGTATTTTATCGTAGCATCCGCTTCCGTCAAATCTAACTCTAACTTCATCGTTTACTTCTTTTCTTCCATCTATACTCAATACTATGTTTCCCATATTTTCATCTATATACTTCATTATTTCATCGGTTAATAACGTAGCATTGGTAGTCATAGTAAATCTAATAACCTTATTGTGAAGCTTTTGTTGCACTTTTGCATACTCAACAATTTCCTTTATAACATCAAAAGCTAAAAGAGGTTCTCCACCAAATAAATCTACTTCAATATTTTTTCTAGGTCCAGAAGCATTTATTACAAAATCTATAGCTTTTTTCCCTACTTCTGCAGTCATTATCTCTCTGCAGCCCTTATATTCACCTTCATCAGCAAAGCAGTACTTACACTTTAAATTGCAGTCATGAGCTATATTTAAGCATAATGCTTTTATAAAAGATTGGGAATTATCATTTTCAGCTATATCTTCATAAAGATCCTTTGAGTAAAGCATTTCCTCTTGTATTAGCTGAAAAAGTTCATCATAAGCTTCCTCAATCTCACTTTTTGCATACTTTGTTGAAAATTTCTCTATAAGTTCTTCTTTACTTCTTAATCCTTCTTCATCTAATAAGTCATAAACAAGTTCATCAACAATATGAACTCCACCTGAGTTAACGTCTATTACATAACGATCATTGCCTTGAATAAATTTATGTATGTTTGCCAATTTTATTTCTCCTTCCAAGTATCTCAATATATAAATTTAATTTAGAACTTTAATAAATTTAAAGCAGTAACATCTGTTACTGCTTCTCTGGTATATTAATTTTCACAAGCTAAGTTAGCAACTGTGCAGGAAGTTTTACAAGCAGATTGGCATGAGTTAGCACATTCTTTACATCCTGGTTTTTTCAAACTATCTTTTATGTTGCTCTTGTTTACTGTTATAATATGTTTCATTATTATTCCTCCATTCGAAAAAACTTACTTAGTAATTGTACCATAAATTTCTTTTAAAATAAAGTGTTTCTAAAGATTAATTCCTAACATACCAGATAAACATCCTACCGCTAGTCCAAGTAGTGACCTCCATAAATCTCTTATGCTAAGTGCAGCATCTCGTCCAGCTACTAAAGATGCAAGATAAATAATCAATATATATATTAAGGCTACGGATAAACCAACTAGCCATCCTTTGTTTCTTATTTTTTTAGTTGCATAAATAGCTCCATAGACTATGCTAGCCATGGTAATAATCAAAATACATAATGAAATTATGTTTTGATTTAAATTACTAAAGCTACTTATAAGAGCCATTACTACAATTAAAATGGTAGTGATGATACACCCTCTTAAAACACCCCTACCAATGTAAGAATAGTTTTTCTTAATTCCTTCCATAAAAAACACCTCCCATCTAGTATTATCTATGTAGAAGAGAGGTATTTTATGATTACTTTTCTGTACTTTCTATTTTTTCTGTTTCATTATCACTTTCAGTGACTAAAACTTGAGAGATACCATTTTTATCAAGTTTAATTCTCATCTTATCTGGACCAGTTTGCATTATTACAAAATTATCTTGTATGTTTACTATTTTGCCTATAATGCCTCCTCTTGACATAATCTCATCGTTAACCTTTAATCCAGACAACATTGCACTGTACTTCTTTTTCCTTTTGTTTTCAGGAACCAAGATTATTAAATAGAATATAGCAATCATTAATATAAAAGGTAAAAAACCAATTAAGCTCTGCATACTTAAAACCTCCTTCCATTAATTCTTATACTATTATAAATTACAAGTATAATCTTATCAATACAAATATTTCATATTAACTAAAAAGCTTTAATTTTATTAGGAGTTACTACTCCAAGCATTTAGTTTTTCATTTTTATAATCATCAAAATAATCTCCATCAATGGCATCTCTTATTTCTTGCATCATATTATTATAAAAATACAAATTATGTAAAACACACAATCTCATAGCTAGCATTTCCTTAGCTTTAAATAAATGCCTAATATAAGCCCTTGTATAATGCTTACAAGCTGGACATTGACATCCTTCATCAATTGGGCTACCATCTGTTTCATACTTTGCATTCATAAGATTGATCTTTCCATCTTTAGTGAATACATGACCATGACGACCATTTCTAGCAGGAAGGACACAATCAAAAAAATCTACTCCTCTAGATACTGCTTCTAAAATGTTGCTTGGAGTACCTACTCCCATTAAATATATTGGTTTGTTCTGTGGAAGATATGGCACTACGGAATCAATGATTCTGTACATCTCTTCATGAGTCTCACCAACAGCAAGACCACCAATAGCATATCCATCTAGATTCATTTTTGAAATTGTCTTTGCATGTTCTATTCTTATATCATCATAGGTTCCACCCTGATTAATTCCAAAAAGCATCTGCTTTTTATTAACTGTATCTTCAAGCGAATTTAATCTATCCATTTCTATTTTACATCTTTCAAGCCATCTTGTTGTTCTTTCAACAGACTGCTCAACATATTCTCTAGAGGAAGGGTTAGGTATACATTCATCAAAGGCCATTGCTATTGTAGATCCAAGATTACTTTGAATTTGCATACTTTCTTCAGGTCCCATAAAGATTTTCTTTCCATCAATATGAGAGCTAAAATAAACGCCTTCCTCTTTTATTTTTCTCATTTGTGACAATGAAAAAACCTGAAACCCACCTGAATCCGTAAGAATAGGTCTATCCCAATTCATGAACTTATGTAGGCCACCCATCTGCCTTACAATCTTATCCCCAGGTCTTAAATGAAGATGATAAGTATTTGAAAGTTCCACTTGACAGTTTATTTCCTTCAAGTCCATAGAGGAAACTGCGCCTTTTATAGCACCTAGCGTACCAACATTCATAAATACTGGTGTTTGTATCACACCGTGAGGCGTAGTAAATTCTCCTCTTCTTATCTTGCCACTTTTCTTGAGTAATTTATACAAATTTGTCACTTCCTCTTTATCAAAAATAGTAATATATTATGATATAAACATAGCATCTCCAAAGCTAAAGAATCTATATTTATTCTCTACTGCTTTATTATAAGCATTTAGTATTATTTCTCTGTTAGAAAGAGCGCTTACAAGCATAATGAGAGTTGATTCTGGTAAATGAAAATTAGTAATAAGTGCATCAACTATTTTGAAATTATATCCAGGATATATAAAAATATTTGTCCATCCTGATTGTTCTCTTACCATACCATTCTCATCACCAATAGTTTCAAGTGTTCTACAGGAAGTTGTACCAACTGCTATGACTCTATTTCCCTTTTGCTTTGCTTCATTAATTATATTTGCTGTTTCCTTTGTCATTATGTAGTATTCAGAATGCATATGGTGTTCCTCTATTTTATCCACCTTAACTGGTCTAAAGGTACCTAGACCAACATGCAATGTAATAAAAGCAAGTTTTACACCTTTATTTTTAATTTTATTTAAAAGTTCATCAGTAAAATGTAGTCCTGCTGTAGGCGCTGCTGCTGAACCAACTTCCTTTGAGTATACAGTTTGATACCTCTCCTTATCGTCAAGTTTTTCCTTTATATATGGTGGTAATGGCATTTGTCCTAATTTGTCGAGCACTTGTTCAAAAATACCTTCATAATAAAACTTAACTATTCTACTTCCCTCTTCACCAAGCCCAATAACTTCCGCAGTAAGTTCACCGTTTCCAAATACAAACTTTGTACCAACTTGAGCTCTTTTTCCTGGCTTCACAAGAGTTTCCCAAGTATCAAGTTCAATCCTCTTTAATAACAAAAATTCTATTTTGCCTCCTGAACCTTCCTTTGCACCTATTAGTCTTGCTGGTAATACCCTTGTATTATTTAAAACAAGGCAGTCTCCTGGATTTAAATAATCAATTATATCTTTAAAAACCTTATGCTTTATTTCTCCATTTTCCTTATTGAGAACCATTAGCCTAGATTCATCTCTTTTCTCTATTGGAACCTGTGCAATAAGTTCCTCTGGCAAATCAAAATAAAAATCCTTTACGTCCAAAAATTTCACCCTCTTAAAATTATAGTACTTTACTTAGTTTATTCATCAAATATTGTACACTGTTTATTATCAAAGCCCTTTTTTCCCGGTGCTCTATTTAAGTGCTTAAAAGCTTTTTCCGTTGCAACTCTTCCTCTTGGAGTTCTTAATATAAAGCCCTTTTGAAGGAGATATGGTTCATAAACATCTTCAATGGTATCCAATTCCTCTCCAATAAAATATGATAGTGTTTCAAGTCCAACTGGTCCGCCATTAAAATTATCTATGATAGCCACTAATATTTTATTATCAATACTGTCAAAGCCTTCCTTGTCTACATCTAAAAGCTCCAATGCGGATTTAGCAATTTCTAAATCCACAACACCTTGTCCTTTAACATCCGAGTAATCTCTAACCCTTTTTAAAAGTCTGTTTGCAATTCTAGGTGTTCCTCTTGATCTCTTTCCTATCTCAAAGGCAGCTTGTTCAGTAATTTTTGTTTCCAGGATGTCTGCTGATCTTATTATAATTTCCATTAATTCATTTTCATTATAAAATTCCATTGGGCATAGCACTCCAAATCTATCTCGAAGAGGAGCTGTCAAAAGTCCTACCCTAGTAGTTGCTCCAATTAACGTGAACTTTGGCAAATCTAATCGAATTGATTTTGCTGCTGCACCCTTTCCTATAACAATATCTAATGCATAATCCTCCATGGCAGGATACAATATTTCTTCTACATTTCTATTAAGTCTGTGGATTTCATCTATAAATAGTACATCAAAGTCACTAAGACTGGTTAAAATTGCAGCTAAATCTCCTGCTCTTTCGATTGCCGGTCCTGAAGTAATTTTTAAGCTTCCCTTCATCTCTTTAGCAATAATATTAGCTAAGGTTGTTTTACCAAGTCCGGGAGGCCCATATAGAAGCACATGGTCCAATGCTTCATTTCTTTTTTTTGCAGCCTCGATAAAGATGCCGAGTTTCTCCTTAACCTTTTCTTGACCTATGTATTCTTTTAATCTTTGAGGTCTCAAACTTAATTCACTGTAACTATCTTCTTCTCTATTTAAAGCTGAAACAAATCTTTCTTCCATAGCATTCTCCTTAATTCATCAAATACTTAAGGCAGCTTTTAATTATATTTTCCAATGATTCCTCTGCTGGAACCATTTTTAATGCCTGTTCTGCTTCTTTTTCTGAGTACCCAAGTGAAACTAAAGCTTCAAGTGCTTCATCTAAGCTTCTGTTAAATACTTGTTGGTCTTCCATATTAGACTCTTTTATAAAATCTTTTAACTCTATTTTATCCTTTAATTCAAGTATAATTCTCTGAGCAGTTTTTTTACCAACTCCAGGAGCCTTAGTAATTGTTTTTTCATCTCCAGTAAGAATTGCATACTTTAAGTTATCAATGGTGCTTATAGAAAGTAGTGATAAAGATGCTTTTGCTCCTATTCCATTGATAGTGAGCAGCAGATTAAACATATTTAGTTCATCCTTACTCAAAAAACCATATAATCCTATAAAATCTTCCCTTACAATTTGTTGGAGGTACAATATTACCATTTCATTAGTTTTTGGCATTTTAGCTATGGTGCTACCAGAAGTAAAGATTTTATACCCAATACCACTATTATCTATAATAATGTAATCTTTGTTCATTCCTACAAAAATACCTTTAATATATTCATACACAGCAGAAACCGCCCTTCTTTTGCATAGTTCTACAACTATAATTTTAACACATATATTACTTTACCATCATAGTAAAATTAATTCAATAAAAAAACTTGAGGATTGATTAGTATCCTCAAGTTTAACTTCTATCTATTAATTCACCAAAATCTTCATCAATTTTAGCCTCAGCACCATCCCTTGTGTCAAATTGAAAGTCTTTGCTGCCATTTGTAAGCAAATCAATATCTCCTTGTTTTAGCTTCTTTACTTGTATTTGCGTGATATCCTTGCTTTCATCTTCTAAAACAAGCTTTCCTTCGCTGTCTACCTTAAAAACAGCTAAATAATCTCCCTTAATTCCAATCACATATTTTCCTGGTTTATAGATATCTACTTTCTTACGAAGCACAACTTCAGCCTTAGTTATTTTTTCAACTGTATAACCCATAGCTTCAATTTGCTGCTTTGTTTTACCTGCAAACTCTCCAGAATTTTGTTCCTTTTTATCTACTTCTTCACTCTTTTTATATTCTATATTTAAAATCACTTTTGCACTTGGTGAAACTGTTTCATCAGAGTTAAAGCTATTTAATGCCTTGTCTACATTAATAGTAGAACTATTTTTAGCCCTTTTAGGATTTGAACCATCATCAGCGAACTTCTTAAGTCCATAATTATAGCTTATAGTAAAAGACACAACCAATATAAAGACACAAGAAATTATAATATAAATATTTTTTTTGGACATAATATCCCTCCTTATGAAAAAATTATGTCCAAATTTTAAAACTTTATTCAATTAAAATAATTTCATAACGTATATTTTCCTATTATTCATTCAACTGTATATTTTCTTCATATTCTCTTATAAGTTCTTCAATTTTAGGTGTACACCTTCTGCCAGAGCAGCCTCCTGATCCGGCTCCTGTAGCCTTCTGAACATCCTTTACAGTTCTTGCACCTGCTGCAATAGCTTTTTTAATAGTTAACCTAGAAATGGCTTTGCAGAGACAAACCTTTGTTAATTTATCTAAAACTTCTTGATTTAAATTATTCTCCATATTACACCTCACAATAATTATAGTTTTCACTCATTTTATAACATTTCTCTATTAATAATAATTATTAGATATAGTATACTACAAATCTAATCCCTTGTAAATAAAAAGAACTCAGGAAAACCTAAGTTCTTTAAATCTATTATTCTTCTGAGTCTCCACTATGTTTAGGTTTATACATCATATATGCAGCAGCACCTAATCCTGCTATGGTAGCAACTGTTCCTGCTACTCCCAGTGCGGTATTTGACAACCTTTTTTTTCTTCTATTCGGCATTAGCCAATTAGCTACTGTGGTAGCACCAACTATCTCTTTAATCATATTCTCACCCTCCAAAAGTTTGATATTTATATTTTGCATAATATTTATTACTTTATCCCTAAGTTATAAAATATTAATAATTAATTTACTAATGCAATTTATATTTACTTATATTAAATATTCTTTTATGCTCTTTAAATAAAAAACGTCTTGCTTTAAGAGCCATCTTCATTAAGCTCATCAGTTTTTTCTATAACAAGCTCACCCTTCTTCATGAACATAAAACATATTTTTTCAAGTAAATCATGGCAAAAGTAAAAGAATAAAAGAATTTAACTTCTTTTATTCTTTTCTAACTTCTAAATACAAAAAACACTTCGGTATGTAACCAAGCTGTACATACCAAAGTGTTTTTAATTTTATATTATTCTTCAAATCCTTCTGGGAACTCAGCGTTGTGGAACACGTCCTGAACATCATCGTCATCTTCAAGTGCATCCAGCATCTTTTGGATTTTTACCGCTGTTTCCTCATCTACTGAAGAATATGTATCTGGTACCATCTTTAGATCCGCCTCTAGGAATTCTACTCCATTGTTTTCTAAAGTTTCTCTTACAGTACCAAAATCTTCAGGTGTTGTAGTTATTACATATACTTCATCTTCTGCTTCGAAATCTTCTGCTCCTGCATCTAACGCAAGCATCATTAATTCTTCTTCATCCATTGCATCCTTTTCAACAATCATTTGACCTTTATTTTGGAACATGAATGAAACGCAGCCAGTAGATCCCATGTTTCCACCATACTTTGAAAAAGCATGTCTTACATTACCTGCAGATCTATTTTTGTTTTCTGTAAGTACGTTAACAATTACAGCAACTCCACCTGGTGCATAGCCTTCATAAACTATTTCTTCGTAGTTTACTCCTTCCATTTCTCCAGCACCTTTTTTAATAGCTCTTGTAACAGTGTCCAGAGGCATGTTATTAGCTTTTGCTTTTGCAATAACGTCTCTTAGTTTACCATTGGTATCCGGATTTGATCCACCCATTTTTGCTGCAACGGCTATTTCTTTACCTATCTTAGTAAAAATTTTACCTCTTTTTGCATCTGTTTTACCTTTTTTTGCTTGTATATTATGCCATTTAGAATGTCCTGACATAAAATCTCCTCCTAACACAAATGTTGTATATAAGAATTTATATTTTTCTATCGGATAAACACCTTAAATATTATAACACAAGAAATTATTTCAGTAAAATATTTTGTATACTATTCTTTAAACAACTTATTTTCAAGTTTAAAATAATAATCCGGCCTTCCCGAATCAATTATTGCCTTGCCAGAGGTTGCATCAGTAATTTCCAGTTTTATCTGCTCTATTTTTTCAACTTCATTACTCATATGTAGCCTTACCTTATCTGTATATTCAATTTGATCAATATACCAAAGGTTCTGGGAACATATATACTGAACTTTTCCAAGCAAATCATAATCTATAAGAATCTCAACAGGACATCCCATTACCTTTTCTACTACTCCAGCTTCCTTTATTCCAATGGATGCACCTTTAGAATATGCTCTTACAAGTCCGCCAGCCCCTAAAAGTATCCCGCCAAAATATCTAGTCACTACCACAACCACATCTGTTATATCGCTTTTTTTTATTACTTCAAGCACAGGTATTCCAGCTGTGCCCTGCGGCTCACCATCATCGCTGTAACGCTGAATTCCCTTGCTTTCTCCAATAATATATGCATAAACATTATGAGTTGCTTGTTTATGTTGATTTCTTATCTGATTAATAAAATTTCGAGCCTCTTCCTCGTTATAAACCCTTTTAACATGACCTATAAATAAGGATTTTTTTTCTTCAAATTCAGCTTTAGCTTCTTTTAAAACTGTATAATAACTCATTTAGTCACCACCACTTATTAATTACAATATTCAACTATTTAATTGGAAACCCTATCCATAAACTCTTTTGCAGCATTCTTAATATACTGTTTGTCCGATAAAGTATATATAGTTTCAATCCTTTTTAACGCATTTTTGCTCTTTAACTTTGTAAGTGCCTTGATAGCATACTGAACAACCTGAGGATTTTCATCATCTAGAGATCTAATTAAGGGACCTTCAAAAGAAGTTAATTCCATCTTTCCCATTGCTGAAACTGCCATTCTCCTTATATTAACATGTTTATGAACTAATGCTTTTAGTAGAATATCAGAATAATCTTTATCTTTTAATTCACCAACAATCCAAACTGCACACTCTTTATCCTTTGAAAGCATATCGGTATAGTTTCTTCTAATGAAGCTCAAGAGTGCCTTTTGATTAATCTGGTCAATAGAATTTAGTAAATTAATCTTATCTAGCTTTCCAGCGTTACAGATACTATTGAACAATTCTCTTTCATCTTTGCTTTTAGCAAGAAATCTGTATTTAATTTTACCTTTAATTAAATGTTCCTGAACTACTACTTTTTCCAAATTTCTTATTTTACAAATAGCATCAATAGGCTTTCCCTCTAAAAAAAGAAAATAGGAAATGTCCTCATTAGCATATTCTTCAGCCTTATTCCAATCAATTTTTATTAGGCCTTTACTCAAAACTATCACTCACT includes these proteins:
- the queA gene encoding tRNA preQ1(34) S-adenosylmethionine ribosyltransferase-isomerase QueA, producing the protein MDVKDFYFDLPEELIAQVPIEKRDESRLMVLNKENGEIKHKVFKDIIDYLNPGDCLVLNNTRVLPARLIGAKEGSGGKIEFLLLKRIELDTWETLVKPGKRAQVGTKFVFGNGELTAEVIGLGEEGSRIVKFYYEGIFEQVLDKLGQMPLPPYIKEKLDDKERYQTVYSKEVGSAAAPTAGLHFTDELLNKIKNKGVKLAFITLHVGLGTFRPVKVDKIEEHHMHSEYYIMTKETANIINEAKQKGNRVIAVGTTSCRTLETIGDENGMVREQSGWTNIFIYPGYNFKIVDALITNFHLPESTLIMLVSALSNREIILNAYNKAVENKYRFFSFGDAMFIS
- a CDS encoding HEAT repeat domain-containing protein, translated to MSKGLIKIDWNKAEEYANEDISYFLFLEGKPIDAICKIRNLEKVVVQEHLIKGKIKYRFLAKSKDERELFNSICNAGKLDKINLLNSIDQINQKALLSFIRRNYTDMLSKDKECAVWIVGELKDKDYSDILLKALVHKHVNIRRMAVSAMGKMELTSFEGPLIRSLDDENPQVVQYAIKALTKLKSKNALKRIETIYTLSDKQYIKNAAKEFMDRVSN
- a CDS encoding YigZ family protein, which encodes MSYYTVLKEAKAEFEEKKSLFIGHVKRVYNEEEARNFINQIRNQHKQATHNVYAYIIGESKGIQRYSDDGEPQGTAGIPVLEVIKKSDITDVVVVVTRYFGGILLGAGGLVRAYSKGASIGIKEAGVVEKVMGCPVEILIDYDLLGKVQYICSQNLWYIDQIEYTDKVRLHMSNEVEKIEQIKLEITDATSGKAIIDSGRPDYYFKLENKLFKE
- the ruvB gene encoding Holliday junction branch migration DNA helicase RuvB, with translation MEERFVSALNREEDSYSELSLRPQRLKEYIGQEKVKEKLGIFIEAAKKRNEALDHVLLYGPPGLGKTTLANIIAKEMKGSLKITSGPAIERAGDLAAILTSLSDFDVLFIDEIHRLNRNVEEILYPAMEDYALDIVIGKGAAAKSIRLDLPKFTLIGATTRVGLLTAPLRDRFGVLCPMEFYNENELMEIIIRSADILETKITEQAAFEIGKRSRGTPRIANRLLKRVRDYSDVKGQGVVDLEIAKSALELLDVDKEGFDSIDNKILVAIIDNFNGGPVGLETLSYFIGEELDTIEDVYEPYLLQKGFILRTPRGRVATEKAFKHLNRAPGKKGFDNKQCTIFDE
- a CDS encoding YebC/PmpR family DNA-binding transcriptional regulator, which gives rise to MSGHSKWHNIQAKKGKTDAKRGKIFTKIGKEIAVAAKMGGSNPDTNGKLRDVIAKAKANNMPLDTVTRAIKKGAGEMEGVNYEEIVYEGYAPGGVAVIVNVLTENKNRSAGNVRHAFSKYGGNMGSTGCVSFMFQNKGQMIVEKDAMDEEELMMLALDAGAEDFEAEDEVYVITTTPEDFGTVRETLENNGVEFLEADLKMVPDTYSSVDEETAVKIQKMLDALEDDDDVQDVFHNAEFPEGFEE
- the yajC gene encoding preprotein translocase subunit YajC; translation: MQSLIGFLPFILMIAIFYLIILVPENKRKKKYSAMLSGLKVNDEIMSRGGIIGKIVNIQDNFVIMQTGPDKMRIKLDKNGISQVLVTESDNETEKIESTEK
- a CDS encoding (2Fe-2S)-binding protein, which encodes MENNLNQEVLDKLTKVCLCKAISRLTIKKAIAAGARTVKDVQKATGAGSGGCSGRRCTPKIEELIREYEENIQLNE
- the scfA gene encoding six-cysteine ranthipeptide SCIFF, which translates into the protein MKHIITVNKSNIKDSLKKPGCKECANSCQSACKTSCTVANLACEN
- the ruvA gene encoding Holliday junction branch migration protein RuvA — translated: MYEYIKGIFVGMNKDYIIIDNSGIGYKIFTSGSTIAKMPKTNEMVILYLQQIVREDFIGLYGFLSKDELNMFNLLLTINGIGAKASLSLLSISTIDNLKYAILTGDEKTITKAPGVGKKTAQRIILELKDKIELKDFIKESNMEDQQVFNRSLDEALEALVSLGYSEKEAEQALKMVPAEESLENIIKSCLKYLMN
- the scfB gene encoding thioether cross-link-forming SCIFF peptide maturase, producing MANIHKFIQGNDRYVIDVNSGGVHIVDELVYDLLDEEGLRSKEELIEKFSTKYAKSEIEEAYDELFQLIQEEMLYSKDLYEDIAENDNSQSFIKALCLNIAHDCNLKCKYCFADEGEYKGCREIMTAEVGKKAIDFVINASGPRKNIEVDLFGGEPLLAFDVIKEIVEYAKVQQKLHNKVIRFTMTTNATLLTDEIMKYIDENMGNIVLSIDGRKEVNDEVRVRFDGSGCYDKILPNIQKMVEMRDKSKQYYVRGTFTRNNTDFFEDVKHFADLGFKEISIEPVVLPEDHPLSLREEDLPKIFEQYDKLYEDMLVRHREGREFKFYHFNIDLQGGPCVYKRISGCGAGHEYVAITPTGDIYPCHQFVGNEKFKIGDVFEAKIDESTSKSFKKAHIYNKPTCRECWARFYCSGGCQANNYNFNGDIHVPYELGCKMQKKRIECSIALKSKIMEK
- the tgt gene encoding tRNA guanosine(34) transglycosylase Tgt, which gives rise to MYKLLKKSGKIRRGEFTTPHGVIQTPVFMNVGTLGAIKGAVSSMDLKEINCQVELSNTYHLHLRPGDKIVRQMGGLHKFMNWDRPILTDSGGFQVFSLSQMRKIKEEGVYFSSHIDGKKIFMGPEESMQIQSNLGSTIAMAFDECIPNPSSREYVEQSVERTTRWLERCKIEMDRLNSLEDTVNKKQMLFGINQGGTYDDIRIEHAKTISKMNLDGYAIGGLAVGETHEEMYRIIDSVVPYLPQNKPIYLMGVGTPSNILEAVSRGVDFFDCVLPARNGRHGHVFTKDGKINLMNAKYETDGSPIDEGCQCPACKHYTRAYIRHLFKAKEMLAMRLCVLHNLYFYNNMMQEIRDAIDGDYFDDYKNEKLNAWSSNS
- a CDS encoding TIGR04086 family membrane protein, translated to MEGIKKNYSYIGRGVLRGCIITTILIVVMALISSFSNLNQNIISLCILIITMASIVYGAIYATKKIRNKGWLVGLSVALIYILIIYLASLVAGRDAALSIRDLWRSLLGLAVGCLSGMLGINL